Proteins encoded by one window of Xylocopa sonorina isolate GNS202 chromosome 16, iyXylSono1_principal, whole genome shotgun sequence:
- the Atg8a gene encoding GABA type A receptor-associated protein autophagy-related 8a: MKFHYKEKHSFERRKVEGEKIRRKYPERVPVIVEKAPRAKISDLDKQKYLVPSDLTVGQFYFLIRKRIHLRPEDALFFFVNNIIPPTSATMGSLYAEHHEEDFFLYIAYSDENVYGH; the protein is encoded by the exons ATGAAGTTTCACTACAAGGAGAAACACTCGTTCGAGAGGAGGAAGGTCGAGGGTGAAAAGATCCGACGGAAATATCCGGAAAGGGTCCCA GTGATCGTAGAGAAGGCTCCAAGAGCGAAGATCAGCGACTTGGACAAACAGAAATATCTAGTACCATCCGACTTGACGGTGGGCCAGTTCTACTTCTTAATCCGTAAGCGAATCCACCTGCGCCCAGAGGATGCCCTCTTCTTCTTCGTGAACAACATTATTCCACCGACAAGTGCAACCATGGGTTCTCTCTATGCG GAACACCACGAGGAGGATTTCTTTCTCTACATAGCGTACAGCGATGAGAATGTATACGGACACTAA
- the Amt gene encoding ammonium transporter, producing the protein MSENSTLRNNETDVRNSSIDEAYVTSTYNLNQEDSNWIVTNSFIIFTMQTGFGMLESGCVSLKNEVNIMMKNVVDIVLGGLTYWAFGFAMSFGTDRLRNSFIGLGEFLIDPALDDRLMGPKCAAFLFQLSFATTSTTIVSGAMAERCNFKAYCLFSFLNTIVYCIPAGWMWSDQGFLKRLGAVDIAGSGAVHLVGGTSALACAIVLGPRLGRYDNGLDPLPLGSPVNAIMGLFVLWWGWLAFNSGSTYGVSGQRWQYAARAAVSTMLASMGGGLIGLGFSLTNSNGIDILSQINGILGALVAVTGGCFLFRAWEAIVVGMIGATITCLAMPILDRMRIDDPVGASATHGASGIWGIVAIGLFADDPQPLNTTSGRRGLFKGGGWYLLGVQCLAVVCLALWSFTVSIILLLMIDKVIPIRMSVHDELLGADLVEHRIRHMQIGVTRAMSAVRPLSQEHELKNVHPAGINPGHDSYIDKYSFKNRLKHGKQFRKGKILSNSPRTNTITDAVSNNKNKTNFAWID; encoded by the exons ATGTCTGAGAACAGCACGCTGAGGAATAATGAGACAGACGTTAGAAACAGCTCGATCGATGAGGCGTACGTTACGTCTACTTACAATCTGAACCAAGAGGACAGCAACTGGATCGTAACGAACTCCTTCATAATCTTCACCATGCAGACGG GTTTCGGAATGCTGGAGTCTGGATGCGTCTCTCTGAAGAACGAAGTCAATATCATGATGAAAAATGTGGTCGATATAGTGCTGGGTGGCTTAACGTACTGGGCGTTTGGGTTCGCCATGAGTTTTGGCACGGACAGGCTCAGAAACTCTTTCATCGGTCTGGGCGAGTTCTTGATAGACCCAGCATTGGATGATCGATTGATGGGACCAAAGTGTGCTGCGTTCTTGTTCCAATTGAGCTTCGCTACCACCTCGACTACCATTGTCAGCGGTGCCATGGCTGAACG ATGTAACTTCAAAGCGTACTGCCTGTTCTCCTTTCTGAACACCATCGTCTACTGCATACCAGCTGGCTGGATGTGGAGCGACCAGGGTTTCCTGAAACGCCTGGGCGCGGTGGACATAGCTGGCTCTGGAGCTGTGCACCTAGTCGGTGGCACTTCTG CTCTTGCCTGCGCCATCGTTTTGGGCCCAAGACTGGGCAGATACGACAACGGACTGGACCCACTGCCACTTGGGAGCCCAGTGAACGCCATCATGGGCCTCTTCGTTCTCTG GTGGGGCTGGCTGGCTTTCAACAGTGGCAGCACGTACGGTGTCAGTGGTCAACGGTGGCAGTACGCAGCCAGAGCAGCAGTCTCTACGATGCTGGCTAGCATGGGAGGAGGACTAATCGGTCTTGGCTTCAGCCTGACCAACTCGAATGGAATCGACATTCTCAGTCAGATAAATGGCATTCTTGGGGCCCTGGTCGCAGTCACAG GCGGTTGTTTCCTTTTCAGAGCCTGGGAGGCGATAGTTGTTGGAATGATCGGAGCAACCATCACCTGTCTGGCCATGCCAATCCTGGACAGGATGCGAATAGATGATCCTGTGGGGGCCAGCGCAACGCATG GCGCAAGTGGAATTTGGGGCATCGTTGCCATTGGCCTCTTCGCAGATGATCCGCAGCCCCTGAACACCACCAGTGGACGAAGAGGACTGTTCAAGG GAGGCGGATGGTACTTGTTGGGTGTCCAATGCCTCGCTGTCGTTTGCTTGGCACTCTGGAGCTTTACCGTATCAATTATTCTGTTACTG ATGATCGATAAGGTGATACCAATAAGGATGAGCGTCCACGATGAGCTACTCGGTGCAGATCTAGTGGAGCATCGAATAAGACACATGCAG ATCGGAGTGACCAGAGCCATGTCTGCAGTTCGACCGCTGTCCCAAGAGCACGAATTGAAAAATGTGCACCCCGCAGGGATCAATCCTG GTCACGACTCGTACATAGACAAGTACAGTTTTAAGAACCGTCTGAAGCATGGCAAGCAGTTTCGCAAGGGAAAAATACTGTCGAACAGCCCTCGAACGAACACAATCACTGACGCAGTATCGAACAACAAGAACAAGACCAATTTCGCTTGGATCGATTAA
- the LOC143430945 gene encoding neuronal synaptobrevin-like, with translation MATEGGLAPDAGAGAGAGAAPEGGLRTPQQIASQKRLQATQAQVDEVVDIMKTNVEKVLERDQKLSELDDRADALQYGASQFEQQAGKLKRKFWLQNLKMMIIMGVIGLIVLAIIVAKFMPESTPSPPYGYPPQGIPPVQGPVVQAPAEPAPAASGSASGSASGPHTAGAALIGNLNGIHSVM, from the exons GGCCACTGAGGGCGGTCTGGCACCGGATGCTGGTGCAGGTGCTGGTGCAGGCGCAGCTCCTGAAGGCGGTCTAAGGACGCCTCAGCAGATCGCCTCGCAGAAGCGGCTGCAGGCGACGCAGGCGCAGGTCGACGAGGTCGTCGACATCATGAAGACGAACGTCGAGAAGGTGCTCGAGCGTGATCAGAAGCTTTCTGAGCTCGATGATCGAGCAG ACGCGCTTCAATATGGAGCATCACAGTTCGAACAGCAGGCAGGAAAATTGAAGAGGAAGTTCTGGTTACAAAATCTGAAA ATGATGATCATCATGGGCGTCATTGGACTGATCGTGTTGGCCATCATTGTTG CGAAATTCATGCCAGAATCCACGCCATCGCCGCCGTACGGCTACCCACCGCAAGGAATACCGCCAGTCCAAGGACCAGTGGTCCAGGCACCAGCGGAACCAGCGCCAGCCGCATCCGGGAGCGCATCCGGCTCAGCGAGCGGCCCTCACACCGCTGGCGCAGCGCTGATCGGCAACCTGAACGGCATTCACAGCGTGATGTAA
- the LOC143430953 gene encoding large ribosomal subunit protein eL22, whose amino-acid sequence MAPTTAKKPKAPTSKRQALRGKGQKKKVSLKFTIDCTHPAEDNIMDVANFEKYLHERIKVAGKTNNFGNSVNLERDKMKLSVNSDIDFSKRYLKYLTKKYLKKNKLRDWLRVVSKDKETYELRYFQINSQEDDDEEDAE is encoded by the exons ATGGCTCCG ACCACAGCAAAGAAACCCAAGGCGCCTACCAGCAAAAGGCAGGCCCTCCGGGGCAAAGGACAGAAGAAAAAGGTGTCCTTAAAGTTCACTATTGACTGTACGCACCCTGCGGAGGACAACATTATGGATGTAGCTAATTTT GAAAAATATTTGCATGAAAGAATCAAAGTTGCCGGGAAAACGAACAATTTTGGCAACAGCGTCAACTTGGAAAGGGATAAGATGAAGCTCTCTGTTAATAGCGACATTGACTTCTCTAAACG GTATCTCAAGTATTTGACAAAGAAATATTTGAAGAAGAACAAATTGCGTGACTGGCTGCGCGTAGTGTCGAAAGACAaggaaacgtacgagctgaggTACTTCCAGATCAACAGCCAagaggacgacgacgaagagGACGCGGAGTGA
- the Orc4 gene encoding origin recognition complex subunit 4, whose translation MNKKKSMAIDFQDNMILLTRKYLKRRIMCPETKFRHHVKERLHVLELLKRTVDTGESNSALLIGPRGSGKTTLMNSVLKELSTSKNFKENALIVNLHGLVHTDDRLALKDATRQMQLENVVGDKVFGTFAENLSFLLDCLKSGDKKRSKPVIFILDEFDLFCEHHNQTLLYNLFDVAQSAQAPICVIGMTCRLDVIELLEKRVKSRFSHRQIFLFPGDTSSSSELPKSAFDDRLELFQHLLSLPDDENVNRIEEQYDDCNIDPQFGSVWNEYVRSLTSNATMVNLLKRMYQVDVSERSFRNFLAVAVSTLAENHQWLEVNDFVEASKMFSQDDKVLMLEGLSVLEMCLIIAMKHETEIYEGEPFNFEVIYNRYIKFANQNSSIQTVQKPVIMKAFEHIKNLELLLPVGGTNAKVEKEYQHYKFLLTSQQIMEAVKNYSGLPTEITQWAAINM comes from the exons ATGAACAAGAAAAAGAGCATGGCAATCGATTTCCAGGACAACATGATACTGTTAACCAGAAAGTATCTGAAGCGCAGGATTATGTGCCCTGAAACAAAGTTCAGACACCACGTTAAGGAGAGGCTGCACGTATTGGAGCTGTTGAAGAGGACGGTGGACACAGGCGAGAGCAATTCCGCATTATTGATTGGACCGAGGGGCAGCGGGAAGACTACG TTGATGAACAGCGTTCTGAAGGAGTTATCGACGTCGAAGAACTTCAAGGAGAACGCGTTGATAGTCAATCTTCACGGTCTGGTCCACACGGACGATCGACTGGCCCTGAAAGACGCCACTCGCCAGATGCAGCTTGAGAACGTGGTCGGAGACAAGGTTTTCGGCACGTTCGCTGAGAACCTGAGCTTTCTGCTGGATTGTTTGAAGTCTGGCGACAAGAAGCGCTCGAAGCCAGTGATCTTCATCTTAGACGAGTTCGATTTGTTCTGCGAGCACCACAATCAGACTCTGCTGTACAATTTATTCGACGTGGCTCAGTCTGCGCAG GCTCCGATATGTGTGATAGGCATGACTTGCAGATTGGACGTGATAGAACTGCTGGAGAAGAGGGTGAAGTCGAGATTCTCCCATCGCCAGATATTTCTGTTCCCCGGAGACACATCGTCCAGCTCAGAGCTTCCGAAGTCAGCTTTCGATGATCGCCTGGAGCTGTTCCAGCATCTGCTCAGCCTTCCGGACGATGAGAATGTGAACAGAATAGAAGAACAGTACGACGACTGCAATATTGATCCTCAGTTCGGTTCAGTCTGGAACGAGTACGTCAGAAGCTTAACCAGCAATGCGACTATGGTCAATTTGCTGAAGAGGATGTATCAGGTTGACGTCAGCGAAAGGAGCTTCAGAAACTTCCTGGCGGTTGCTGTTTCCACCCTGGCGGAGAACCATCAGTGGCTGGAGGTGAACGACTTCGTTGAGGCGAGCAAGATGTTCTCGCAGGATGACAAAGTGCTGATGCTCGAAGGGTTGTCCGTCTTGGAGATGTGTTTG ATAATAGCAATGAAACACGAGACAGAGATCTACGAAGGGGAGCCATTCAATTTCGAAGTGATTTACAATCGGTACATCAAGTTCGCCAATCAGAATTCTTCTATACAGACTGTACAGAAGCCTGTGATTATGAAGGCGTTCGAACATATCAAG AATCTGGAGCTTCTGTTGCCAGTCGGTGGCACGAATGCAAAAGTGGAGAAAGAGTACCAACACTACAAATTTCTGCTGACGTCCCAGCAAATTATGGAGGCTGTGAAGAATTACTCCGGCTTGCCAACGGAGATCACTCAGTGGGCAGCGATAAACATGTAA
- the Mdlc gene encoding RING finger protein mdlc — protein MEDAEAKTEKKNCTFLFKRRKIRNSATRKRRTTNEGNESSDDETAVVKKEKKMVDNNPLKQSTNTRRLKQRKESDDDTSEEESVTVSYKSTRTPMPAGPSDQGATAILETETEKDKDAQALFEKAQKINEELEGKEDDKIYRGMNNYVQYYKKKDTAAGNASSGMVRKGPIRAPANLRATVRWDYQPDICKDYKETGFCGFGDSCKFLHDRSDYKLGWQLEREAATGEYNNSGDEDDKKYEIDSDEDALPFKCFICRNSFTDPVVTKCKHYFCEKCALEHYKKTTRCYICNVQTNGVFNPAKELISRTKVEEKSRAVEEDHSSD, from the exons ATGGAAGACGCAGAAGCCAAAACGGAGAAGAAGAATTGCACGTTTCTGTTTAAACGAAGGAAAATACGGAACTCTGCGACCAGGAAGCGGCGAACGACCAACGAAGGAAATG AGAGCAGCGATGATGAGACAGCTGTTgttaagaaggagaagaagatggTGGATAATAATCCGTTGAAACAGAGC ACGAACACAAGAAGATTGAAGCAGCGAAAGGAGTCAGACGATGACACCAGCGAGGAAGAATCCGTCACAGTGTCCTACAAGAGCACCAGGACACCCATGCCAGCCGGTCCAAGCGATCAAGGCGCAACAGCTATCTTAGAAACAGAGACAGAGAAGGACAAAGACGCTCAGGCTCTATTCGAGAAGGCTCAGAAGATAAACGAA GAACTCGAAGGAAAGGAAGACGACAAGATTTACAGAGGCATGaacaattacgttcaatattacaAGAAAAAGGACACGGCAGCTGGCAACGCTTCCAGTGGGATGGTTCGAAAGGGACCAATCAGGGCACCGGCTAATCTCAGAGCCACTGTTCGATGGGATTATCAACCGGACATATGCAAAGACTACAAAGAAACAGGCTTCTGTGGCTTCGGAG aCAGCTGTAAATTCCTGCACGATCGTTCAGACTACAAATTGGGCTGGCAATTGGAGAGAGAAGCAGCCACAGGCGAGTACAACAACAGTGGAGACGAGGACGACAAGAAATACGAGATCGACAGCGACGAGGACGCTTTGCCATTCAAATGTTTCATCTGCAGGAACAGTTTCACTGATCCTGTGGTGACGAA ATGCAAGCATTATTTCTGCGAGAAATGCGCGTTGGAGCATTACAAGAAGACCACACGATGCTACATCTGCAACGTCCAAACCAACGGCGTTTTTAATCCAGCAAAGGAGCTGATTTCGAGAACGAAGGTGGAGGAGAAGTCGAGGGCAGTCGAGGAAGACCATTCGTCcgattaa